TTGGACGCTGCTCCTGGCAGACTGCTACTCAAGAAGCCACCTTGTGGGGAGCAGAGAACTGCGGCCCAGAACTGCCGGAGCTCCTGAGGCAGTTGGGAACCCAGCAAGGGTCCAGGGAGAGGACAATTTGGGTACAGAGACCTCTAAGGACCGACAATGTCATGCAGGAGAATCCTGCGAGAGCAGGAGAGTCCCAGGGCCAAGCCTGTGGCAGGGGCTGCAGCAAGAGGCTGCTAAGGCCCAgaaggggtcatggtccccatccATGGTGGAACCTGGAGCTCCCGCCCCCAAACTGTACACTACAGATAggtaagtaaatacaattaagcctgtgcatactttgcttactggttaatctgcccctgtatGTACCTCCAAAATTTGAGTTGGAATCTTTACCCTTGTACCTGTGTGATCCTGTGTGGAAATAAGGTTTTATGTTTATGAGGCCACGACAGCATAGGGTTATGTCCTAATCACTTCCGAGTTATAAACAGATTAGACATACACAGGGgcacatactggggaagacagatgccatatgaggatcgccaaggaaccaaggaacgcccaggactactgacaaggaaggaatcaatgtGGCCAAGACTCTGAGAAGACAAATCTATTTCTTCAAGCCTCCTActtatggtatttgtgttacagcagcctaAGACAGAGTCCAGTGCAGGACAGACACTTCTGTGGTCTTGGGGCCTGTTAGCTGGACTCCAGGTGTCTGAGTAACTGGTCCTGTTCCCAACTCCAAGTTCAGAAAAGGACCTGGACCCAACTAGGCTGCCAGGAGAGGCTGAGAGTGCCAAGAGAAGTCTATGTTGATGCCAATTACAAAGCCCGAGGTCTCACCCTGTGGCTCAGAGGGCATATTGTAAGGTCCAAGTCTGGTGAGGGGCTCCCAGCTCAGATGAGGGTCCGTCATGCCTCCTCTAGCTTCCATGTGGAAGCACTTCAGCTGAGACCCTCACTCATCAGCTGTTGGCAACCACAATTGTACTCCTCTGCGGTGGGAATTTTGGGGGGTCTGGAAGATTGTGACTCCACACCTCCGCTGGTCATCCTTACCCATCGGATTAAATGACTCTGATTTACCCAGGCGGTGTCTTACCATGGACGTTTGTCAATATGGTGGCCATGCGCCTGGCTACACTCCCAGTCCTACTGACATCCCTAAAAAGTGCCATTTTCTCTGCCCATGCTGTAGCAGAAGGGTCTGCTGAGCCACTATGCCAAGCTGCGGTTTCATTCTCAGGAGTAAGAGGCAGAGGGGCACATGGGTGCCAGTTCATCTGGGTAGCACAGAGGTGAAGGCCCGGTTGGGGCCACAGTTGCTAGGTAAGAGCAGCCTCCATCCTCTCCAACAATCGAGCACATCCAGCAGGTATGCATTCAGTTCCTTCCCCGCGGCAGGCCCTGTTCCTCAGGGGAGCATGGCAGGGTGGTGACAATGGCCACTTGCCACAAACCTGAGAAACTATGGCCCCTTGTCCAGCTCTGAGGGCCATTTCTGCAGCGTACAGCTACGTATCGATTCACAAGATATTATTCTTGTCATTCAACCTTCCTGAAATTTGTCACTGCCCATTAAAAGCTGAAGTTTCATGAAAAGTATAGTCTAGATGAGAGGCCAGCAAAGATGGCACCCTGAGGCTCATCCATGCACCCTTCCCTCTGCAACCCCACTGGCCCAATCCTGCCCTCTGAACTCAGGCCCAGAACAACTGCCCACACACCTCCATGGCTAGTCTGCAGAGCAACACCTTACTGCAGCCCTCTGTTCTCCCCAATCACTGAAGCTGCTAGGCAGGACTGTCGCTGGCTAAGGACAGAGGAAACACTTTTGTGTATGCCACTCAGGCCCCTCGGCTCAGCAAAGCTTTTTCATGCCCTGGATTGGGCAGTGCCTGACAGCGTGGTTTCCCAAGCCTTTAGTGGTGTGCTGCAGACCCTGCCTGAGGACAGGTTACCAGTAGTAAGCTCCTGGGTTGCTCTTGCATCGTCTCACAAACATCTGGAAGCTTCCGGCCACATCCCAGATGACCACTGCTCCAGGAACATTCTTGGTGCTTCAGGAAACCGCCCTAGACAGTTTCTGAAATGACTGCATGAAGCCATTCTGGTGAACACTGCCCCCTTGTGGCCACATCCACACCTTACTGGGAGTCCGCTATACCTTCAGTGGATGAGACCTCCATAGGGGCAGGGGTGAATCCTCAACCTGGAGGGCAAACCTAAGCACAGGATGGTTTGGGGGACACTGGAGGCCTCAGGGAGCAGAAGGTAAAAGGCAGGAGGCACAGCCAAGAGTAAGAGCAGGTGAGGCGCTTCATGCCGACACCCTTGCAGGGTTGTCCACCACCAATTACAGAGGTGTGGGGTAACTGCAGGGGGAAAGAGGGACTTAGAAAGGGGAGGAGATGGTGTCCTTAGGCCTATTCTGAGGCCCTTCCTCCCAGATGTCACAGACACGGAATTTTCTGGAAGCCACTCTGGGAGGCAAACAGTGTGCTGTCACCAGCAGAGTCTCCAGCAGCAAGGAATACCAGACGCTCTGCTGCCCCCTACCCACCCTGGGGCACAGGTTAGGGGCAATGGCAATCTCCCACCCACTCACATGAATGAGACAGTTACTGGCCAACACCCAAGTGTTGTAGTGTagcttggttttatttatgtccacaaatatttcaaaaaaaattacaaaatactcAAATGGAGAGAACACAGAAGTCACAATTTCTGGGTGTCTACTCTGTTTACACTGTGTCATCTCATGGCAAACTactcatatatatacatttagcTTCAGATATATATAAACGCAGCGAGCCAGAGTGTACACTCtgctctgctgctgctgcagtgGAGCACGAAGCTCAACCTCGACGATACTGAACAAGATACGTACGAAACACAGAAAAGCCAACCCAAAACTTcaaacaaaaggaaggaaaatccAAAAGGAAACCAACAGTCGGGGCTGAAAGACACCGTGAGGGTCCGGGGCCATCCTAAACAACTGCCGCTGATCAGGGAAGGGGtccaggtttggattttttaagTGGAAGAATCTAAGTGCTTCACCTTGGGATATGGGgagaaaaccaaaacctaacaagAAAACACCTTCAGACAGTTTTCAAGTACAGACTGCAGAGTACTTCACTCTCttgtcttctttggaaaaatggatGCTGGAGAGAGGAGGCGATGAAGGGTTCACTAAATGGTGGCCAGTGTGCTCCACCAGAAAAGAACGAGGGACGGAGAGCAGGTGGGTGGTGATGGCACAGGCGTCTGGAGCCGCGGGAGCCATGGGAACACAGTTTCCCACCCAGAGTCCTGCGTGGCACCACCTCAGTCAGAGCAGCAGAACCAACTTCCCTGATGGCCGCCACCACCACCCAGAGGGAAAACCACCGCCTTCATGCCAGTGAGGCCAGAAGTTTGATGATCAAGGGTTAATTTGAACTTGCCTCCCTTAAGGAGCTTAAGTTAAGGCAAAAATggaatgagagaaaagaaaaaactacaaATATTTTCAACAGATAAAACCACCCTCTCTGTATCCCCACTGAAACCAACCATGGTGATAACAGAAACTGGAAATGCCCCTGATGCAGGTTTGAATCCAGAACCTGAATCAAGAGCCAATACCTGCTGGTTTCTTCCTGCCCCCATGCAGCTGGGGCCCTGGGCTCACCTCGTGTCCACTGACCCACAAGTGTCTCTCTCATGGTCCGACAATTCTTTGAAACGACCACCATATACAACTGTTTACAACGGCAGAAATAGCCCTCAAGAATCTGAGAGAAAAGGAACGGAAGAGGTCATGCCCGGGTGGAAAGCGTGACCACAGATGCAGACATCCCAGCATCTCCCCACCCTCTGCTTGGGCGAAAGTGCATGTTAGCAACTGGAAAGGAGAGGGAGGCCCTCTCTCACCAGGACAGCTGTGCTCTCAAGGGCCTGCCCCCTAAAAAGTGGAACCTCCGAGGTGGAGGAAGCCTGCTTTCTAACTCCACATTTGCAGCTAGGACTCTTGTTCCTACTTCCAGGATGAAGCTTGGGACTCAGCCGGTTTCCCAGGTGGGTTGCCTGCTCCTGGGGCAGAAATACAAGCTGCCACCCACACATCAACTGCAAGGTCTCAACTCGCTCAAAAGCAGTCTGGGTCTATGGCAAGGATGACTGGGTGTGTGTCCTCGCCTCAAGAACATCCGAATGATGACGTGCGTTCATCCTACTACTGCCCTAAAGGCAGACTTCGAACAGATTCCTTTGGCAAACATGTGTCCCGGGTCTTTCATGTGCTGAGTTATTTGTATGGAATCATTGTCTTTAACTTTCTAGAATGTTTATGAAATTTTCATAGTATTAAAAGAGAACTCATCCAGAACAATCAAATATGTATGCATAGAAATCTATAAGGAAATCTACAAccagacacacacaaacatgtgctttctagcccacagagaaagaaccaAGGTGACACCgggaaaagaaaacagacattTAACTCCTGCATGGCTGGTGCAAAATGAAAGGGGTTCAATCTAACAGACGTCTGCACCACTGGCAAAGCACACGCTAGGAACAGACAGAAGCGAAAAATCAAAGCAGCCAAACAAAGACACAGTTTGTAACACTGTCCCTGCAAACCCCTGGATGCTCACTGTTGTGCCGGCATCTAGTCCCAAGCTTCTGCCCACTTGTAATTAGTAACGCCCATCTGCTCCCTTTAATTAAAGGGATAATTATATataactttttattaaaaaatcaacTCTGTATTCTGTCAATAGCTGGTAGGAATTCACAATTAGTGACATGGCTGGAAAAAAATAGATGAGAATAGTAGTTtgtgggaggggaaaaaaaaaggctgttctaaaattatttatttacagaCTTAAAAAGCCATGCTGCAGAACTTTCTCAAATTATGAAGATTTCCTACAATGTATTAAAATAAAAGATTTCTTAAAAATTATAGTTCTTGGATTCCAAATTCATATATGCCGCCTGTCTGCAAACCTTGTGGGTTTTGGAACACACGTAACTGAGTGTGTCTGCACGCACAGTGAAGGGTGTGAAGTGGATTCTAGCACCTACTGAGAAactaaggaaggaagagaaaactaAAGCCAAACCCCAAGATTGCAGGGAAGGTTTCTGAATGGTCAGTCCAGTCCAGGACTCACTAAGTTTCTGGGGACTGTCATGCAGGGAGACCCAAACCAGTCTCAAGGAATCCTCTCTACAAACGAACACTAGGATGCTGATACATTTTTAGTTGTggggtttttaaatatataaagaaatctttAGAAGATAATTCTTTTTGCTTTTGCAGCTCCTATTGTATGTAAAAAGTCCTGTTTCTTCCCCCAAGAACTGGGGTTTCCACAGCCAGCGTTAACAAATAAATAACTTATAACTGCTTGTCACCTTCTTTCTTCAGtcgactggaaaggaagaaaagggtaCTCAGCATCAGGCCTGGACAGGTGCCGAGCAGGTGGCTCGAGGGTCCCCAACCCTGCCCTAAGTGGCCTCCTGCATAAGTGACTGgccctccccctctcccttcaGGGTGGCCACTGCCCTCTGGGCTCTCTGTGACCAGCGTGGGTGGGGGCTGTTATCTGGCTGGGCCAGTGGCCAGCTGCACACATGCAGCGGCTGCCTCATGGGAAGGACCCCTGCCTTGGGGCCCGTATGACTCACCTGTAATAATCTTCCTGACTTGGTAGGTGGCCGCCATGCATGTGGGGGTGTCCGTGCAGCCACTGCTGCTCCATGGCCAGTCTCTGCAGCTCGGCCGACTGGGCATGCATGGCCTGCAGCTGGTGGGCTGCTGACATAGGGGGCGGGATGGCCCCCGGCAGGTCTCGAGGGTAGGGGGTACCTGCCAGACACACAACAGCCTCTGCTACAGGaatggcatggcatggcatggctGGCTAGGACAGCCTGCCCACCACCTCTGCACCACTGGCTGTGGACGGTCCAGCCAGTCCTCCCCAGGCTCTGCAGAAAGGGGCCATGACAGCAGAGCCCCTAGGTTCCCCCTGCTGGGACTCCCCAATCCCCCAGGCCACCTGGGCTCCCTTCTCCTCCTTCAGGCCTCAGATGAAGACAGCCTTTCCCCTGCACCCTCAAGTAAACCAGGCGCCTCTGTGGCTCTCCCATTTTACATGCTCATCTCCCTGGCTCTCATCATGCTGCTTTGTCATCTACACAGCTCCCCCTGGAGGGGGCAGAGTTGGCCTGTCTTGCACACTCACGAGGTGCCAGTCAGTATGTGTTTGAGTACACCAATGATTAGCCGAGGGCAAGGGACCCGACCACTACCCCAACTCCACACTGGATCCTACCCCTCCCCGTGTCGACCCAAGTCTCACCCACGTCCCCTGAGTACAGCAGGTGAATTCTTACCAAACACTGGATGACGAAGCATCTCGTGCTCATGAGGCGGCTGTCCAAGAAGAGGGTTGGGGAGGGTGCCAGGGGGGTAGGGGAAGCGAGCCAGGTGTGGGCCTGCGGTCAAGGGGTCAACCAGTGGGTGTACAGGGCCTGCAGAACCTAGAAAAGGACAAAACCCCAGATGCAGGCGGTGCCCAGCTTGGGGGTCTCAGCACTCCACCCTCCTTGGCTGGGATTCCTGCTGAGCTCCTTCTCACCAACCCTGGTCACCAGGGCTGCAAGCACCATTTGGCTGCCAGCCACCCTCATCTAAAGCAGCTGCTCCTGTGGCTCACCTTCAATGAGTGCTCCAGAAAGGAGACCATGTAAACTGCATTTCTTCCTCTCGTTTCTGAGTGCCCCCTAAAGGCCACGATCCCCTGCTGGTTGTAGAGAGCCTTGCCTGCCTGCCTGACCTGTAACGTGTTCAAGTCTCTGCCCAGCCAGTGTCCCTAGCCCCCAGAGCTGCCTCCTGGTCCTTCACCCTCAGAGCCCAAAGGACCCACAGAATGTGTGGGGCCGGCAGGGCTGGTCTGCTGCTGCCTGATGCTGTTGGCAGGGGCTAGGCTCCGCAGTTCCCCTTGCTGGCAGCAAATCTTGTGGTCCTCCTTTCAGAATGCCACTCTTCCTCACCATCTCCTGCCCTAATCCTCTGTTCCAGGTGCCACCAGCCCTGGAAATGGTGTCTCCTccccttcttcctgccttctttccaGTCACACCCTCTCGTTGGTCCTGGGCAGCCAGCAAGCTctggcctcagggcctttgctgttGTTCTTCCTCTGCATGAAGACGCTTTCTCCTCAGACCGCAGACTCATCCCCTCACCCTTCAAGTCTTGGTTCAAGTGTTACCGCTGGGGGAGGCTGTCCTGAATGTCCCTCCCCACACCCCACGGGATGTCTGCCCTGTTCTCGCCCCAGCTTTATTTCCCTCCAGAAGACTTAGCACTGGTCACAAGCTGACATCTATTTACTGTCTCCTGAAGCTGGAAGGTAAACCTGGATGGGGTTCTGCTGTATCTCCAACACCCAGAACTGAGCTGGGCAGGCCACGGTGCTcaaaaaacatgctgagtgaatgaGTGATAAGCAAGTACAAGAGCCGGCAATGGACTACTGGCCCTCATGTGGCATTACGGCACACCTGCTGGTTACAACAGCACCTAAAAGGCCAGCACAGGTGTCATCGCGCTCTCTGCAGCCTGTCCTACAGATTGggccctgcctcctgccccacTCGCCTCAGCAAGCGCAGGCCACTTCTTGCCACCCTGACGACCTTCTCCACAGGGCCTAGGCTGCCCGGCACAGGGCCAAGAACCTGAGCTAGAGACAGGCGTGCCACTGGGCCCAGGGAACTGCCAGCCAAAGGCCCTGGGTTAGGGGCATCTCTGGGGACTCAAAGAGACAAAGGCTATCTGTGAGTCAAGCAGAAGTACGATTTCTAGGTGGATGAATGACTATTCTAAGGCCGGTCAGGAATCAGGTGATGGTTCAGGAACACATCTCTGCCCCTTTGAGAGCAACTCCATCTCTGGGCAGGCTCCTGACCTCCCCACTCCCAACCTACTTCACCACAGAGCGCCCCACACTAGGGCACCCACCTTGATGGAGTGGGTCCtgctggtggaggtggaggtgtgagtggatgtgggagtgctggtggtggtgtGGCGTCACGTTGAACATCTGCAGCCGCGCCAGGGGGTCGCTGGTCAGTGAGGCCATGCGCTCAGCGTGGATCCGCTCAGCTGCCAGTCTATCTGGGTAGCTCATTTCAGGCCGAAGCTGGGGGCCTGCCAGGGCCAGTCTCTCCCTCTCCAAGGGGTTCAGGCCCGGGTGGAATGAAGCAAAAGGATGGGGGCCAGCAGTGGGGGGGATGGTGAGGGCACTGTGCCGGGCGAAGTGCTCCATGGGGTTGGTGGCTGGGTGCAGGGGGTCCAGCTCCGGGGGCTTCACCTCAAAGCCCGGCTTCATCCTCTCCCGCAACTCGCGCTCCCGGATCTCCCGCTCTCGGATCTCGCGTTCCCGGAGCTCCCGCTCACGGATGGTGGGGTCAACATTGTAGAGGCCAGGCATGTGGTAGGCCAGTAAGGGGTCGGTGGGGTTGAGGGGCATGTAGAAGGGGTGGTTGCGGTTGGTGGGCGACATGACGTGGGGCCGTGCATACTCGCTCAGAGTCCGGAGGGCAGGCGTGTCGGGCCCAATGTACGGGGGCACTGCGGCAATGGTGGTGGGTGGGGGCTCGAAGGATGGCCGCATGTGGCCAGGACCACTGAGCTGGGGATCGCTGAGACGGCCTTCATGTGCTGAGCTGGACGCCTTCTGCTGCAGGAGAGGAGAGCATGAACCTGGCGCTTTCATTGCAGAGGTGGGCCCTGCCCTGCTCCCATCCTGCATCCCAACCTGAGTCCTGGCCCAGGACTGACTGGCCAGGCACAGGGACATGATCCAGACCCTGCTGGGGCCACACGTGCCTTAGTCTCACTTGCCTGCCAGCTTCCCCTGTCCCTTGATGAGTTTACGTATCTCGGAGAGAATGTGTATGGGTATCTGAGTGTGTATCCGTGAGTGAGAGCGAGAGCCAGTGAAAGAGAGATGGAAAGATAGGGAAGAGAGAGCATGCACCAGGTGCTAAGAGGCTAGGggtccctctccttcaccccagAGGCAGGTGCCTGGTGACCCAGCCTATGATGGCACCACTGTGCAGCGCTGATGGAGGGAACTGACATGGTCTGGTCACAGCTCAGAGTACTTGGCTCTTCTCCCAGATGCTCCCTTTAGTTTCTCTTACGCTCCTTCAAATTACTGGAGAAGGGCAAGTCCCTTCCTGGAAGGTCTCCCCACCCCCATGCCAAAGCTCTGCCCACCCCCACGCAGGCTGTCACCAAGTGACAGCCTGTGGATCAGCTTGGCCCTGCAAGGGAGAAGCGAAGGGGTATGTGGCAAGCATCTGGGGAAAGAGCAAGGCTGAGCACTGGCTCTACCAGGTGCCAAGTGGGGTGGCTCAGGGACGTGCGACATCCTCAGAAAATCTTGGGGTTCAGGCCTTTAAATAGCACCCCACCCTCTGGCTGCCATGAAGACAAACCAGGTGGTTCCCAACACAGGGGTTACAGCCACACCCCTCTGGGTCTGGCCAGTGCACTCCTCCTGCACACACAGGAAATGGGGTCTGGGCCACCCCCACCCAGCCCGACACCAGGACTCACAGCTGCACGCTCGGCCTCGCGCTCGCGCTCGCGCTCCCGCTCAcgctctttctccttctccttctcacgCTCCCGCTCCTCACGGGCTTTCTGCTCAGCCTCCCGCTTGGCCTTCTCAATGGCCTCCTCCCTCTTCTTGGCCAGTTTGGACCCCGCCAGAGGCATGAAGTACAGGTCTGTCCGTGCACACGAGTTGTAGCCCCGGTCCAGGTGTTTGTAGAACCTGAGAATGACCACACCTCTCACTAGAGGCCTCTGCTGAGGCCTCACCTGCCAGGCTCCCACCCAACCCCACCTGTCCCCCACTTGCTGCCCACCTGCCCAGGGCCTAGACTCCTAGGAGCCATACCTGGCCGACTGGCTGGCATGGCTGGGGGTGTCCACCACGGTGGGCTCCGGGGATGGGCTccttggtgggggcggggggctcTCTGGCTCCTCGGCCTCTTCCAGAGCCTCTTCCTTTATCTGGACAGTGGGGAGAGGGCAGGACGTGCCCCCAGGCATGCTGCCCCctgaagaaacagcagcagagcagGGTGGCTGGGCCGAGGTACCAGGTCCCGCAGGTGGAGTGGAGGTGGAGGGGCAGGCCGGAGGGGTGATGGAAGGAGGGCCCCCAGGGACAAAGGGGTGCTGAGCGAATGAGGGCTGGGGGGCCACCTGGTGTAGGCCTGATGTGGGGTGGGCAGCAGCAGTGGGGGGCAGGCTCTGGCTCTGGGTCAGCACGGGGGGCTGGGCGGGGGAGGAGGGCAAAGGCTGGCTCTGTGGCATGAGCTGCAGGGGTGGAGGGTGGGCCGAGGGGGGGTGGTGTGTGGACAGGGAGCTCAGGGGCTTCAGTGCTGGTGGGGGCGGTAGGTTGGCATTCATGGAGAAGGGGGAGGGCCCTGAGAGGTGAGGTGGGTGCTTGTGCGCCTGTGGTGCAGGCAGTTGGGGAATGGGCGTGGTGGGGGGGGGCTTGATGTGAGGCATGGCCAAGGGGGCCGGTGGCAAGGGCTGCTCACGTGGGGGCTGCTGTGACTGCAATGCTGCCTGAGAGGCAGGGAGCTGCAGGGTGCTATGAGGGTGGGCTGCTGCCTGAGGGGCCCCTAGGGGGGCCTGGCCTTGGGTGGCCTGGGGAGGGAGGCCAAAGGGCTGAGGCGGGCCCGGATGCTGCAACAGAGGACCAGCCTGTAAACTGTGAGGGCCAGGTGGGCCCTGACTGTGCAGGGAGGGCTGGGCGTGAGGCTGGGCTGTGGTCTGGCCAGCCGGCCCGGTCAGAGGCTGCAGCGGAGGATGTGGTGAGGGCAGCCGCTGAGGGTGCAGGGCGGGTGCCTGCTGGATGTGGGTGTGGGGAGCAGGTGCCGTGGAAGCCTGCGGCTGGTTTGGAGGCTGGGAAGCTGAGGGGGAGCCCTGGGGAAGACCTGCTGGGACAGAGGGCGTGGGCCCTGAAGTGGAGTGCTGGGTGGCTCCTGGCGGGGCTGTGGAGGGAGTTGGGGCTGCCCCACTGGGAGCCTgcaaggctgggggctgggccTGCAGCATCTGCTGCTGAGCCGAGGAGTCCGAGTCACTCTCGTTGTCCTGGGGGCTGGGGATGCTGGGGGACGTGCTGCGATTGTCCTGGTCGATGTCTTTGGGGTCACTGCTGCCCTCATCATTGACACTGCGACTGTCTGAACTCTCTCCCTCGCCTTCAGATGGTGAGTTGGGCCGGCTGATCTCCTAGAGCCCGAGAGAAGAAGGATGAAGGCTGCAGGAGAGTAGGGCCACTCTCTGCCCAGCACTGCTAGCACCAGACACACAATAAAACTTGCACAGGTGAAGCAGCAAGGTGGGCCCCACACTGTCCTGGGCCATGACTCTAGCGGCCTCCCTGAGAGACAGGGTACTGCCAGTCCCCAGTGAGATCTGGGCTGGGGCTTCTCAACAGGCATTATGGCGGCCAGCTGTACTCAACAGGGCTCAGCTGCAAAACTCACCTGGGTCTTGGTTTTCTTGGAGTTGGTCCTGTCCACCTCCTCCGTGTCTGAGGCTACCTTCTCCCGCTGGCGCTTGGTGCTCTTAAGAGGCGATGAGGCTTCTTCCTTAACCTTCTGTAGTGGGGAAGCCCACAGGGGCACGTCAGGCCAAGAGAGCACGTCCCATCAGCCTCAGTGAGGAGATGGTGACAGCTCGAAGACCCTCTGCTCCCTCACTCTGAGCTCATCTCCAGACGCAAGCAGGGCCAGGAAGGAACATGTATCCGGGAATGGGAATCACTTTGCATTGTGGGGAGGGAGACCTTCCAACTGCCTCCACTCTGCCTCTGAGGCCTTGGGAAACTGAAGGCCTTGGGAAACTGAAAGCAGAGGAAGCTCCCAGAGGGGAAGGACCAAAGGTCAGTGCAGGGAGCTCAGCTGGATGCCCTCtctctaggacccaggcctccaaTCTGCAGCCTTCAGGCCAGGGCAATCCTGGTGCCCCAGAGAGGATCCACTAAGGAGCTGTGGCCCAGGCTGAGAGAACTGAACACCAACTCCAGCCACACCAGGTTTTAATGGGAGGGGGGACTAAGCAGCCCCCAGCTGCCTGTCCCCAGCACCTCACCTTGGCCGATTTCTTCACTGTCTCTGATTTACTGTCATTGCTGGAGGTGCTGGCAGCGCTGGGTGAGTTCCGGCCACTGGAGCGGATGTCTTCATTGATGGGTGAGGCACGACCATCAGGACTGGCTGGTTGCTTCTTCCGACCACTGCGTAGTGTAGACATCTGCCACCCCAAACAGGAGGCTGGTGAGATTGGATTCCCACTCCCCGCAGGGACCCATCTGAGCCCAACATACACACGGAGCCCACCTTCTCTGGTAGCAAATGGAGCCCCCTGGCCAGCAGTAGGGACCCTGCCTCTCCCTCATTGCTCTGGAGGTTGACTGGCGCTATGGCGGGAGGTGAGGTGACTGAGTGGGCTCACATGGAAAAGACAGCAATTCTCAACTTAGACCCAAAGCATTCATCTCAAGAGACCACCCTGGAAGATGTCTGCTGGAAATGACGAGGCTTTCTGAGAGGCAGGAAGTCAGCCAGGGCAGTGTGCTCTCCAACTTTCTCCATACTGACAAGTACACACAAGCCATCTCTGAATCACCTCATGCTTTCTGTTTATTCCATGTAACTGCCCACTCTCCCAATGCAACCAAACTAAACCCTTGCTGACTTACTCTGACAGGATGGGAAGTGACCCAAAGAGATGAAGCTGCCAAATAACGTAGCTCAACTCCTAAAACCACCATTCCTGCAAAgccttgatggctcagagactatGGCACAATGCTGAACGttggttcaccagcccctcctaGACGAGCAGCAGCTAGGCTGCCAGGAGACAGCAGCC
This DNA window, taken from Elephas maximus indicus isolate mEleMax1 chromosome 3, mEleMax1 primary haplotype, whole genome shotgun sequence, encodes the following:
- the RERE gene encoding arginine-glutamic acid dipeptide repeats protein isoform X3, producing the protein MTADKDKDKDKDKEKDRDRDRDRERDKRDKARESENSRPRRSCTLEGGAKNYAESDHSEDEDNDNNSATTEESTKKNKKKPPKKKSRYERTDTGEITSYITEDDVVYKPGDCVYIESRRPNTPYFICSIQDFKLVHNSQACCRSPTPALCDPPACSLPVASQPPQHLSEAGRGPVGSKRDHLLMNVKWYYRQSEVPDSVYQHLVQDRHNENDSGRELVITDPVIKNRELFISDYVDTYHAAALRGKCNISHFSDIFAAREFKARVDSFFYILGYNPETRRLNSTQGEIRVGPSHQAKLPDLQPFPSPDGDTVTQHEELVWMPGVNDCDLLMYLRAARSMAAFAGMCDGGSTEDGCVAASRDDTTLNALNTKRFVKGLRQYGKNFFRIRKELLPNKETGELITFYYYWKKTPEAASSRAHRRHRRQAVFRRIKTRTASTPVNTPSRPPSSEFLDLSSASEDDFDSEDSEQELKGYACRHCFTTTSKDWHHGGRENILLCTDCRIHFKKYGELPPIEKPVDPPPFMFKPVKEEDDGLSGKHSMRTRRSRGSMSTLRSGRKKQPASPDGRASPINEDIRSSGRNSPSAASTSSNDSKSETVKKSAKKVKEEASSPLKSTKRQREKVASDTEEVDRTNSKKTKTQEISRPNSPSEGEGESSDSRSVNDEGSSDPKDIDQDNRSTSPSIPSPQDNESDSDSSAQQQMLQAQPPALQAPSGAAPTPSTAPPGATQHSTSGPTPSVPAGLPQGSPSASQPPNQPQASTAPAPHTHIQQAPALHPQRLPSPHPPLQPLTGPAGQTTAQPHAQPSLHSQGPPGPHSLQAGPLLQHPGPPQPFGLPPQATQGQAPLGAPQAAAHPHSTLQLPASQAALQSQQPPREQPLPPAPLAMPHIKPPPTTPIPQLPAPQAHKHPPHLSGPSPFSMNANLPPPPALKPLSSLSTHHPPSAHPPPLQLMPQSQPLPSSPAQPPVLTQSQSLPPTAAAHPTSGLHQVAPQPSFAQHPFVPGGPPSITPPACPSTSTPPAGPGTSAQPPCSAAVSSGGSMPGGTSCPLPTVQIKEEALEEAEEPESPPPPPRSPSPEPTVVDTPSHASQSARFYKHLDRGYNSCARTDLYFMPLAGSKLAKKREEAIEKAKREAEQKAREEREREKEKEKEREREREREREAERAAQKASSSAHEGRLSDPQLSGPGHMRPSFEPPPTTIAAVPPYIGPDTPALRTLSEYARPHVMSPTNRNHPFYMPLNPTDPLLAYHMPGLYNVDPTIRERELREREIREREIRERELRERMKPGFEVKPPELDPLHPATNPMEHFARHSALTIPPTAGPHPFASFHPGLNPLERERLALAGPQLRPEMSYPDRLAAERIHAERMASLTSDPLARLQMFNVTPHHHQHSHIHSHLHLHQQDPLHQGSAGPVHPLVDPLTAGPHLARFPYPPGTLPNPLLGQPPHEHEMLRHPVFGTPYPRDLPGAIPPPMSAAHQLQAMHAQSAELQRLAMEQQWLHGHPHMHGGHLPSQEDYYSRLKKEGDKQL
- the RERE gene encoding arginine-glutamic acid dipeptide repeats protein isoform X6 → MDDPFSPCRRLNSTQGEIRVGPSHQAKLPDLQPFPSPDGDTVTQHEELVWMPGVNDCDLLMYLRAARSMAAFAGMCDGGSTEDGCVAASRDDTTLNALNTLHESGYDAGKALQRLVKKPVPKLIEKCWTEDEVKRFVKGLRQYGKNFFRIRKELLPNKETGELITFYYYWKKTPEAASSRAHRRHRRQAVFRRIKTRTASTPVNTPSRPPSSEFLDLSSASEDDFDSEDSEQELKGYACRHCFTTTSKDWHHGGRENILLCTDCRIHFKKYGELPPIEKPVDPPPFMFKPVKEEDDGLSGKHSMRTRRSRGSMSTLRSGRKKQPASPDGRASPINEDIRSSGRNSPSAASTSSNDSKSETVKKSAKKVKEEASSPLKSTKRQREKVASDTEEVDRTNSKKTKTQEISRPNSPSEGEGESSDSRSVNDEGSSDPKDIDQDNRSTSPSIPSPQDNESDSDSSAQQQMLQAQPPALQAPSGAAPTPSTAPPGATQHSTSGPTPSVPAGLPQGSPSASQPPNQPQASTAPAPHTHIQQAPALHPQRLPSPHPPLQPLTGPAGQTTAQPHAQPSLHSQGPPGPHSLQAGPLLQHPGPPQPFGLPPQATQGQAPLGAPQAAAHPHSTLQLPASQAALQSQQPPREQPLPPAPLAMPHIKPPPTTPIPQLPAPQAHKHPPHLSGPSPFSMNANLPPPPALKPLSSLSTHHPPSAHPPPLQLMPQSQPLPSSPAQPPVLTQSQSLPPTAAAHPTSGLHQVAPQPSFAQHPFVPGGPPSITPPACPSTSTPPAGPGTSAQPPCSAAVSSGGSMPGGTSCPLPTVQIKEEALEEAEEPESPPPPPRSPSPEPTVVDTPSHASQSARFYKHLDRGYNSCARTDLYFMPLAGSKLAKKREEAIEKAKREAEQKAREEREREKEKEKEREREREREREAERAAQKASSSAHEGRLSDPQLSGPGHMRPSFEPPPTTIAAVPPYIGPDTPALRTLSEYARPHVMSPTNRNHPFYMPLNPTDPLLAYHMPGLYNVDPTIRERELREREIREREIRERELRERMKPGFEVKPPELDPLHPATNPMEHFARHSALTIPPTAGPHPFASFHPGLNPLERERLALAGPQLRPEMSYPDRLAAERIHAERMASLTSDPLARLQMFNVTPHHHQHSHIHSHLHLHQQDPLHQGSAGPVHPLVDPLTAGPHLARFPYPPGTLPNPLLGQPPHEHEMLRHPVFGTPYPRDLPGAIPPPMSAAHQLQAMHAQSAELQRLAMEQQWLHGHPHMHGGHLPSQEDYYSRLKKEGDKQL